A single window of Chloracidobacterium sp. DNA harbors:
- a CDS encoding VWA domain-containing protein, giving the protein MKRFIATIVARSAVALAIVIISSAATLAQSGRVQSTPTPTPADDTVRITTEEIKLTVLAFDENGKFYSGVTENDLVISENDRLHQPTSVRRLPANVLIVLDTGGELRAVKSLDKTRAVARAVARSLAPDDSVAVMQYSDKPEIVDEWTTDRTQTLAAISRKTNFGRRSAFVDAITMATDFLLRTPLENRHLVLITDGTDSQGRSSAKFDAFQRLLTTDITVHVLSYTLMETGDIEPRTKSISNSPPPKAMPDEVAAGLPNGVRDVATAPRAKTITLDRTLIKKMKSRKADLEDSQDRLERLAENTNGEFVLPLSPDEMESKAPLVARMIDSSYVVTYMPKIPVIDTRGIAERVIQVMSKRPGLIVQARRKLLVATKN; this is encoded by the coding sequence ATGAAGCGTTTCATTGCCACGATCGTCGCTCGGTCCGCCGTTGCTCTTGCGATCGTTATCATCTCGTCCGCCGCCACCCTCGCCCAGAGCGGACGCGTCCAGTCCACCCCAACACCGACGCCCGCCGACGATACCGTCCGCATTACGACCGAGGAGATCAAGCTCACCGTCCTCGCCTTTGACGAAAACGGCAAATTCTATTCCGGCGTCACCGAAAACGACCTTGTGATATCCGAAAATGACCGTCTGCATCAGCCCACAAGCGTGCGGCGTTTGCCAGCCAATGTGCTCATCGTCCTCGACACCGGCGGCGAACTCCGCGCCGTCAAGAGCCTCGATAAAACGCGCGCCGTCGCCCGCGCCGTTGCGCGATCCCTCGCACCAGACGATTCGGTCGCCGTTATGCAGTACAGCGACAAACCCGAGATCGTCGACGAATGGACCACCGACCGTACGCAAACTCTCGCCGCCATTAGCCGTAAGACAAACTTCGGCCGCCGCTCCGCTTTTGTGGACGCGATCACTATGGCGACCGACTTTCTGCTTCGCACTCCGCTCGAAAATCGCCACCTTGTACTCATCACCGATGGCACCGACAGCCAGGGGCGTTCGTCGGCTAAATTTGACGCTTTTCAGCGTCTGCTTACGACCGACATCACCGTCCACGTGCTTAGCTATACCCTTATGGAGACCGGCGATATCGAACCGCGCACCAAGAGCATCTCAAACTCGCCGCCGCCCAAAGCGATGCCCGACGAGGTCGCCGCCGGCTTACCAAACGGCGTCCGCGATGTCGCCACCGCCCCGCGCGCCAAGACCATCACCCTCGATCGCACGCTTATCAAAAAGATGAAGTCGCGCAAGGCCGACCTAGAGGACAGCCAGGACCGCCTCGAGCGCCTAGCCGAAAACACTAACGGCGAATTCGTCCTACCGCTCTCGCCCGACGAAATGGAGTCGAAAGCCCCACTCGTCGCCCGTATGATCGACTCTTCATACGTCGTCACCTATATGCCCAAGATCCCTGTCATCGATACCCGCGGTATCGCGGAACGGGTCATCCAAGTAATGTCAAAACGCCCCGGCCTCATAGTACAGGCCCGCCGCAAACTCCTCGTCGCGACCAAAAACTAG
- a CDS encoding transcriptional repressor produces the protein MDLSPIKEKGLTKQRELVLTVIRSSKSHLTANEVFGEAKTISSNISFATVYNSLRYLKDAGHIAEIQFGNGASRFDRITRRHDHAICTKCGALADIEMVHPVKLVRKAAEISNFRPESLEFTLRGVCPDCVNRESSDDSGDGEF, from the coding sequence ATGGATTTATCACCGATCAAAGAAAAGGGCTTAACGAAACAGCGAGAACTTGTGCTAACGGTTATTCGCTCGAGCAAGAGCCATCTGACAGCGAACGAGGTTTTTGGTGAAGCAAAAACTATTTCGTCAAATATTAGTTTTGCGACCGTTTACAACTCACTCCGTTATCTAAAAGATGCGGGGCACATTGCCGAGATCCAGTTTGGCAATGGTGCGAGTCGATTTGACCGAATTACGCGCCGTCACGATCACGCCATTTGTACCAAGTGCGGTGCGTTGGCTGATATCGAAATGGTTCATCCGGTCAAATTGGTGAGAAAGGCCGCGGAGATCTCAAACTTCAGGCCTGAATCACTTGAGTTTACATTGAGGGGAGTTTGCCCTGATTGCGTTAATAGAGAGTCGTCGGACGACAGTGGCGATGGAGAATTTTAA
- a CDS encoding peroxiredoxin: MAKVGKPAPDFNMPSTKNMETLAENVKLSDYKGKWLILMFYPLDFTFVCPTELTAFSDRLDELNGVGAEVIGISTDSVHSHRAWIKTPRDKNGIEGLKYPLASDVGGKLSRAYNILVEEANIALRGLYIINPDGVLQYAVVHDLNIGRSVDETLRVLQGLQTGGLCSADWKPGQENLKV; the protein is encoded by the coding sequence ATGGCGAAAGTCGGAAAGCCGGCACCGGACTTTAATATGCCGTCGACCAAGAATATGGAAACCTTGGCCGAAAACGTAAAATTGTCGGATTACAAGGGCAAATGGTTGATCCTTATGTTCTATCCGCTCGATTTCACATTTGTTTGCCCGACCGAGCTTACTGCTTTTTCGGATCGCCTCGACGAATTGAATGGTGTCGGAGCAGAAGTGATCGGCATTTCAACCGATTCGGTTCATTCACACCGTGCGTGGATCAAGACTCCGCGAGACAAAAACGGAATCGAGGGGTTGAAGTACCCGCTTGCATCTGATGTCGGCGGTAAACTTTCGCGTGCGTACAACATCCTGGTTGAGGAAGCCAACATCGCGCTTCGCGGCCTGTACATCATCAATCCGGATGGCGTACTTCAGTACGCGGTAGTGCACGATCTGAACATCGGACGTTCGGTCGACGAGACGCTTCGTGTTCTGCAAGGGTTGCAGACGGGCGGATTGTGCTCGGCCGATTGGAAGCCGGGTCAGGAAAATTTGAAAGTGTAG
- a CDS encoding TlpA family protein disulfide reductase — protein sequence MRIGDAMPDLDGATTWFNGTAEQIAEHVKGKPTLVHFWAVSCGICKDKMPALNDIKAKYGELGLRTVAVHMPRYEADTDLETVKEAIEANHIVEPTAVDSLHKLKDAFLNEQGWVPVYYLFDAEGKLKTRAAGEFGIGVLQTALDKMFATQGAAA from the coding sequence ATGAGAATTGGAGATGCTATGCCGGATCTAGACGGGGCGACTACCTGGTTTAACGGCACAGCGGAGCAAATAGCTGAGCACGTCAAAGGCAAGCCTACGCTTGTTCATTTTTGGGCAGTCTCGTGCGGTATCTGTAAAGATAAGATGCCGGCACTGAATGATATCAAAGCGAAGTACGGCGAACTGGGCCTACGGACTGTTGCGGTACATATGCCCCGATATGAGGCCGATACGGATCTTGAGACGGTGAAAGAAGCGATCGAGGCTAACCATATCGTCGAACCGACTGCCGTGGATAGCCTGCACAAACTCAAGGACGCCTTCCTGAATGAACAGGGATGGGTTCCGGTTTATTATTTATTTGACGCCGAGGGGAAATTGAAGACGCGTGCTGCCGGCGAATTCGGTATCGGCGTGCTTCAGACGGCTCTTGATAAAATGTTTGCGACGCAGGGTGCTGCGGCTTAA
- a CDS encoding DUF4112 domain-containing protein, with protein sequence MDKIQKQVEIEEGLDNLAHYLDGLFRVPGTGWRFGLDAVIGLIPNVGDTITSFASFYILFAGVRYGVPKITLLRMAFNIGLDYVVGMVPFIGDAFDFVWRSNKQNMDLIRTRAAGQGEGTTSDYLFVFGLIGTLILILLSSIFLSFYILGWLIWTISNGF encoded by the coding sequence ATGGATAAGATCCAAAAGCAGGTCGAGATCGAAGAAGGCCTGGATAACCTGGCCCATTATCTGGATGGCCTTTTTCGCGTGCCCGGCACGGGGTGGCGGTTTGGGCTCGACGCCGTAATCGGGCTGATCCCGAACGTCGGCGATACGATCACGTCATTCGCTTCATTCTATATTCTGTTTGCCGGAGTTCGATACGGTGTTCCAAAGATCACGCTTCTCCGAATGGCCTTCAATATTGGTCTGGATTATGTCGTCGGGATGGTTCCGTTCATTGGCGACGCTTTTGACTTCGTGTGGCGCTCCAATAAACAAAATATGGACTTGATCCGGACGCGCGCCGCTGGTCAAGGGGAAGGGACGACCAGCGATTATCTTTTTGTATTTGGACTGATCGGGACTCTGATATTGATCCTGCTAAGTTCAATATTCCTCAGTTTCTATATTCTTGGGTGGTTGATCTGGACTATCTCAAACGGATTCTAG
- a CDS encoding peptidylprolyl isomerase, whose translation MKNSITKLILSVTFALLASGHFAAQVPTATLIKIVRAEDSRAYGPQLEILMKSPDADVRKRTALAAGRIGNERAIAVLTGLLESDVSQEVREMAAFAIGEIESINATDAILKILDPDKRPRGTASGTIARSVEAAGKIAAANPKDERSKSLGKAIVAILDFEHNKRSAAHVGIVSLSLTAILRARPEGGADSVKNFIRFSDPRVVAVALNTLTRLRAKNANAEVRELLADHKDPTVRANAARVLGAAEDKGAFDLLLKTAISDQDLRVRVSAIRSLAALKDHQAADKLIERGNEMLIRVHGDPGPIRPGQKVDDLKPIEVPIPKNELLEIATTVGRLLANTEKPAAISFLSNLREADNFESPETEIALARVAPKAYLLLTRPDGSYQNFHIASAYGQGLAEIASLKDDMMTAKAGETLTKFVSGMATGVRPADQATMLKSMPDLTGSLAALKPDNLPEVLRGQLTNSDVFIRAAAAGAIADLPASKENIDALKAASAAAMITDKFDSDAKIAILDALTKLDKKAAVGSLLMALNDQDYVIRRKAFELLNDKELQMQSPGIAVSLAAAKSKKKDQVLPYSSVFATTLGVVMNNDADYRRALSRKNGSVKAVLTTEKGTFSIEFAPEQAPLTVDNWIHLARTGYFNGLEVHRVVPNFVMQDGDPRGDGNGGPGWSIRCEVNMLPYDRGAVGMALSGKDTGGSQWFVTHSPQPHLDGGYTVFGHVNETDMKVVDSLARGDKILTVKIIGK comes from the coding sequence ATGAAAAACTCCATAACTAAACTGATCTTATCTGTAACATTCGCCCTCCTTGCTAGCGGCCATTTTGCTGCTCAGGTGCCAACCGCTACCCTTATAAAGATCGTCAGGGCCGAAGACTCAAGGGCCTACGGACCACAGCTTGAGATCCTAATGAAATCACCTGACGCGGATGTCCGAAAGCGGACCGCACTCGCCGCCGGACGTATAGGTAACGAACGGGCGATCGCTGTTTTGACCGGTTTGCTCGAAAGCGACGTGTCGCAAGAAGTTCGTGAGATGGCCGCGTTCGCGATAGGCGAGATCGAATCGATCAATGCTACCGATGCGATTCTTAAAATTCTGGATCCGGACAAACGTCCTCGCGGAACCGCATCGGGCACAATCGCCCGTTCGGTCGAAGCCGCAGGCAAGATCGCTGCGGCAAACCCAAAGGATGAACGCTCGAAATCGCTTGGGAAAGCGATCGTCGCGATCTTAGACTTCGAACACAATAAGCGATCAGCGGCGCACGTGGGGATCGTATCGCTTTCGCTGACTGCTATTCTGCGGGCACGTCCCGAAGGTGGGGCGGATTCGGTCAAAAACTTTATTCGCTTTTCAGATCCGCGTGTCGTAGCAGTCGCTCTGAATACGCTTACGCGGCTTCGCGCAAAGAACGCCAATGCCGAGGTTCGCGAACTTCTGGCTGATCACAAAGATCCTACCGTGAGGGCAAACGCCGCTCGGGTGCTTGGTGCAGCGGAAGACAAAGGTGCATTCGACCTGCTGCTAAAGACGGCGATAAGCGATCAGGATCTACGTGTACGGGTTTCCGCCATACGCTCGCTCGCCGCCTTGAAAGACCATCAGGCCGCCGACAAACTGATCGAACGCGGAAACGAGATGCTTATACGGGTCCACGGCGATCCGGGACCTATACGGCCGGGACAAAAGGTCGATGACCTGAAGCCGATTGAAGTTCCGATCCCGAAAAATGAACTGCTTGAGATCGCGACAACTGTTGGACGCCTTTTAGCCAATACCGAAAAACCCGCGGCGATCTCATTTCTTTCCAATCTTCGCGAGGCCGACAATTTTGAATCCCCCGAGACCGAGATCGCATTAGCGCGTGTCGCACCAAAGGCATATCTATTGCTAACTCGTCCTGACGGAAGTTATCAGAATTTTCATATCGCATCGGCATACGGTCAGGGACTTGCCGAGATTGCAAGCCTTAAGGACGATATGATGACCGCCAAAGCGGGCGAGACGTTGACTAAATTCGTCTCGGGTATGGCCACCGGTGTTCGTCCGGCAGATCAAGCCACAATGCTCAAATCGATGCCCGATCTGACCGGTTCGCTCGCAGCCCTCAAGCCGGATAATTTGCCCGAAGTCCTTCGCGGACAACTGACAAATAGCGACGTATTTATCCGTGCTGCCGCTGCCGGTGCGATCGCCGACCTTCCGGCATCGAAAGAAAATATCGACGCTCTAAAAGCGGCATCTGCGGCCGCGATGATTACCGACAAATTCGACAGCGATGCGAAAATAGCGATCTTGGACGCTCTCACAAAGCTAGACAAAAAGGCAGCGGTCGGTTCGCTGCTAATGGCACTCAACGATCAAGATTACGTTATTCGCAGAAAAGCATTTGAACTATTGAACGATAAGGAACTCCAAATGCAGTCTCCAGGTATTGCCGTCTCGCTCGCCGCCGCCAAGTCGAAAAAGAAAGATCAGGTATTGCCGTATTCGTCAGTTTTTGCAACTACTCTTGGGGTGGTTATGAATAATGATGCTGACTATCGACGGGCGCTTTCGCGAAAGAACGGCTCGGTCAAGGCGGTACTAACGACGGAAAAGGGCACATTTTCGATAGAATTCGCTCCTGAACAAGCCCCACTAACCGTCGATAATTGGATCCATCTTGCCCGTACGGGTTACTTTAACGGCCTCGAGGTGCATCGCGTCGTGCCCAACTTTGTTATGCAGGATGGCGACCCTCGCGGTGACGGCAACGGCGGTCCGGGTTGGTCGATCCGCTGCGAGGTCAATATGCTGCCGTATGACCGCGGTGCCGTCGGTATGGCTTTGTCAGGCAAGGATACGGGTGGCTCGCAGTGGTTCGTCACACACTCACCGCAACCGCACCTCGACGGCGGTTATACGGTGTTTGGACACGTGAACGAAACGGATATGAAAGTCGTAGATAGTCTTGCCCGCGGTGACAAGATCTTGACAGTAAAGATAATTGGGAAGTAG
- a CDS encoding OsmC family protein yields the protein MAENALKATVQYAGDEFFIGTSPSGHAQAIDTKGDRHAAPTPMEMLLVSVAACTAADVISILQKKRQDVTDYNVEISGTRADDHPRKFTAFHVHHIVHGRSVSADAVERAIELSDTKYCSVAATVRPTAEITTSYEIKEV from the coding sequence ATGGCAGAAAATGCATTAAAGGCGACCGTACAGTACGCCGGCGACGAATTCTTTATCGGCACGAGCCCAAGTGGACACGCCCAAGCTATTGATACTAAAGGTGATAGGCACGCGGCACCGACGCCGATGGAAATGCTTTTGGTGTCCGTTGCAGCCTGTACGGCGGCCGATGTCATCTCGATCTTGCAAAAGAAGCGACAGGATGTGACTGACTATAACGTCGAGATCAGCGGCACACGTGCCGACGATCATCCTCGTAAATTTACCGCGTTCCACGTTCACCATATCGTGCACGGACGTAGTGTTTCGGCGGATGCTGTCGAACGGGCAATCGAACTGTCGGATACCAAGTACTGCTCGGTTGCGGCAACCGTGCGGCCAACTGCGGAGATCACGACAAGCTACGAGATCAAAGAGGTCTAA
- a CDS encoding winged helix DNA-binding domain-containing protein: MRELPEEIELYRDRKWRREESLKVDTADEVETMVEDLGFCLGLTDVRKMLPSVYIAVCGRRDAHLPRNVQKDFEASRAWVLKDEVIARGKVYYGKLVKGNSMFLAKRMIPVFNAIWGCSRKGEAGILSIDAQRVLAVLRKEWEMTTGDLREECGFKDKKDLTRAMDELQRRMKIVPREVVYVPKFTYIWTPAEARFSEEMEIRMSREDAVRELARCYLQMCGLTLLGELSGKFGLSRRESGKANHELVDEGFAKRLTTGVYKLKEV, encoded by the coding sequence ATGCGAGAGCTACCCGAAGAGATCGAACTATACCGCGACCGCAAATGGCGTCGCGAGGAGTCGCTAAAGGTTGATACTGCCGATGAGGTCGAGACGATGGTCGAGGATCTGGGCTTCTGTCTTGGCCTGACCGATGTGCGAAAGATGTTGCCGTCGGTCTACATCGCCGTCTGCGGCCGACGCGACGCTCATCTGCCGCGAAACGTGCAAAAGGATTTCGAAGCAAGCCGTGCTTGGGTACTAAAGGATGAGGTGATAGCTCGCGGCAAGGTCTATTACGGAAAGTTGGTCAAGGGCAATTCGATGTTTCTGGCTAAAAGGATGATACCGGTTTTCAACGCAATATGGGGTTGTTCGCGTAAGGGTGAGGCCGGCATTTTGTCTATCGATGCTCAGCGCGTTTTGGCCGTTTTGAGAAAAGAGTGGGAAATGACGACCGGTGACCTCCGCGAAGAGTGCGGCTTTAAGGACAAAAAAGATCTGACTCGGGCAATGGACGAACTGCAACGGCGAATGAAGATCGTCCCACGTGAAGTGGTGTACGTCCCAAAATTTACGTATATCTGGACACCGGCTGAGGCCCGATTTTCCGAAGAAATGGAAATCAGAATGTCCCGGGAAGATGCTGTCCGCGAACTCGCCCGATGCTATTTGCAAATGTGCGGGTTGACGCTGTTAGGCGAACTGTCTGGCAAATTCGGCCTCTCCCGTCGGGAGTCAGGTAAGGCAAATCACGAACTTGTCGATGAGGGATTTGCGAAGCGTCTCACGACCGGTGTCTATAAATTAAAAGAAGTTTAA
- a CDS encoding dehydrogenase E1 component subunit alpha/beta → MATASKKLNTKTASKTGANGGKSSVNKYHGLDAKTMVGMYRTMYMSRRVDDKEIQLKGQNKIFFQISGAGHEGVLVAAAQAMKPGYDWFFPYYRDRALMLGLGMTAQEMLWSAVGAEADPNSHGRQMPSHWGSTKLNVPSQSSCTGTQALHSVGAAEASYRAGLVKGLEKKITGFKGDEVVYMSVGDGTTSEGEWWEALNTASNLKLPVIFVVEDNGYAISTPVEVGTAGGDISKLVVGFPDLLIQKVDGTDVLASYEVFKNAVEYCRARKGPAFVHAKVIRPYSHSLSDDEKLYRPAEELEADRATDPIGKFAEFLMTEGIASSEALEALRKDVDAEVNTASDIAIETPQPAPETAYRNVFSPDIDPTDRQLFDTEDGAELHGNAGTMVDLINRCMHEEMKRDERIVVFGEDVADCSREEYLELVKGKGGVFKVTANLQRKFGSARVFNSPLAEANIIGRAVGMALRDLKPVVEIQFFDYIFPAFHQIRNEVAVTRWRSDGDTKCPMVIRVPVGGYLKGGAVYHSQSGTTLFAHTPGLMIAYPSTALDANGLLRTAIRCDDPVLFLEHKHLYRQVYNKSQYPSKDFLIPFGKAKKVREGNDVTIVTFGALVERSNQACKRLEQQGISVELIDLRTLVPYDWEAIAESVKKTSRVIVAHEDPISYGYGAEIAARISDELFEYLDAPVRRVGATDTFVAYAPQVEDFILPQSEDVEKAVQELMRY, encoded by the coding sequence ATGGCCACTGCGAGCAAAAAACTTAATACCAAAACTGCGTCAAAGACCGGAGCGAATGGCGGGAAATCGTCAGTTAACAAGTATCACGGACTTGATGCTAAGACTATGGTGGGGATGTACCGGACAATGTATATGTCCCGCCGCGTCGACGACAAAGAAATTCAGCTCAAGGGTCAGAACAAGATATTTTTCCAGATCTCCGGTGCCGGCCACGAGGGCGTACTTGTTGCCGCAGCACAGGCGATGAAGCCGGGTTACGATTGGTTCTTTCCGTATTATCGCGATCGTGCCTTGATGCTTGGGCTAGGAATGACGGCCCAGGAAATGCTCTGGTCGGCGGTCGGGGCCGAGGCTGACCCGAATTCGCACGGGCGACAGATGCCCTCGCACTGGGGCAGCACTAAGTTGAATGTTCCCTCGCAATCGTCCTGCACCGGGACACAGGCTCTGCATTCTGTCGGTGCCGCCGAGGCGAGCTATCGAGCCGGCTTGGTCAAGGGCCTTGAAAAAAAGATCACCGGATTTAAGGGCGACGAGGTCGTCTATATGTCGGTCGGCGACGGCACGACCAGCGAGGGCGAGTGGTGGGAAGCTCTAAATACCGCCAGCAACCTTAAACTGCCGGTCATTTTTGTCGTCGAGGACAACGGCTACGCTATTTCGACACCGGTCGAGGTCGGTACGGCCGGGGGAGATATCTCGAAGTTAGTCGTTGGTTTTCCGGACCTGCTCATTCAAAAGGTCGATGGTACTGACGTGCTTGCGTCGTACGAAGTATTCAAGAACGCAGTTGAATATTGCCGGGCCCGCAAAGGGCCGGCCTTCGTCCACGCCAAGGTAATTCGCCCGTATTCACATTCGCTTTCCGACGACGAAAAGCTCTATCGCCCAGCCGAGGAGCTCGAGGCCGATAGGGCGACCGATCCGATCGGAAAGTTTGCCGAATTTTTGATGACAGAGGGCATTGCCTCCTCGGAGGCGCTCGAGGCGCTCAGAAAGGATGTTGACGCTGAGGTCAATACGGCATCGGATATCGCTATCGAAACGCCGCAACCGGCACCCGAAACAGCATATCGAAACGTCTTTTCGCCGGATATCGATCCGACGGACCGACAGCTTTTTGACACTGAAGACGGAGCCGAACTGCACGGTAATGCCGGTACAATGGTCGATCTGATCAATCGGTGTATGCACGAAGAAATGAAGCGTGACGAGCGCATCGTCGTCTTCGGCGAGGACGTGGCCGATTGTTCGCGAGAGGAGTATCTCGAACTGGTCAAGGGCAAGGGCGGCGTGTTTAAGGTGACGGCAAATCTTCAGCGTAAGTTTGGCTCGGCTCGCGTTTTCAACTCACCGCTGGCTGAGGCAAATATTATCGGCCGGGCCGTCGGTATGGCTCTGCGTGATCTAAAGCCGGTGGTCGAGATCCAATTTTTTGATTATATCTTTCCGGCATTTCACCAGATCCGCAACGAGGTTGCAGTCACGCGTTGGCGCTCTGACGGCGACACGAAATGCCCGATGGTCATTCGCGTTCCGGTCGGCGGGTATCTCAAGGGCGGCGCCGTGTATCACTCGCAATCGGGTACGACCCTTTTCGCACATACGCCGGGTCTGATGATCGCTTATCCATCGACGGCGCTCGACGCCAACGGCCTTCTGCGGACGGCAATCCGCTGTGACGATCCCGTCTTGTTCCTTGAGCACAAGCATCTATATCGTCAGGTGTATAACAAGTCGCAGTATCCGTCGAAAGATTTCCTTATCCCGTTTGGCAAAGCGAAAAAGGTCCGCGAGGGCAATGATGTGACCATCGTGACCTTTGGGGCATTGGTCGAACGGTCAAATCAGGCTTGCAAGCGGCTCGAGCAACAAGGTATCTCGGTCGAACTGATCGATCTGCGTACGCTCGTCCCATACGATTGGGAAGCGATCGCCGAGTCTGTTAAAAAGACCTCGCGCGTCATCGTCGCTCACGAAGATCCTATCTCGTACGGTTACGGAGCCGAGATCGCCGCACGCATCTCTGATGAGCTTTTTGAGTACCTCGACGCTCCGGTTCGCCGCGTCGGAGCGACCGACACATTCGTAGCCTACGCTCCGCAGGTCGAAGATTTCATCCTGCCGCAGTCGGAGGATGTGGAAAAAGCTGTGCAGGAATTGATGAGGTACTAG